From one Triticum urartu cultivar G1812 chromosome 3, Tu2.1, whole genome shotgun sequence genomic stretch:
- the LOC125542658 gene encoding very-long-chain enoyl-CoA reductase has protein sequence MKVSVVSRSGREVVKGGVELKDSAKVADLQEAIHAKTKKYYPARQRLTLPAQPGKSGKPVVLSQKASLSEYCEKGSGSLTVVFKDLGPQVYYSTLFFWEYVGPLIIYPIFYYLPVYKYFGYEGERVIHPVQTYAMYYFCFHYFKRIMETFFVHRFSHATSPVSNVFRNCAYYWTFGAYIAYYCNHPLYTPVSDLQMKIGFGIGVVCQIANFYCHILLRNLRSPTGSGGYQIPRGFLFNIVTCANYTTEIYQWLGFNIATQTVAGYVFLAVAAAIMTNWALGKHSRLRKLFDGKDGRPKYPRRWVILPPFL, from the exons ATGAAGGTCTCCGTCGTGTCGCGGAGCGGCCGCGAGGTCGTCAAGGGCGGCGTCGAGCTCAAGGACTCG GCCAAGGTCGCGGATCTGCAggaggccatccacgccaaga CTAAGAAGTATTATCCTGCCAGGCAACGGCTCACCCTCCCTGCACAACCTGGAAAATCTGGAAAGCCAGTTGTCCTCAGTCAAAAGGCCAGCCTATCGGAATACTGCGAGAAAGGTTCCGGTTCCCTGACAGTGGTCTTCAAAGATTTAGGCCCGCAGGTCTACTACAGCACGCTCTTCTTCTGGGAATACGTCGGCCCTCTTATCATCTACCCCATCTTCTATTACCTGCCGGTCTACAAATACTTTGGATATGAGGGAGAGCGGGTCATCCACCCTGTCCAGACCTATGCCATGTACTACTTCTGCTTCCACTACTTCAAGAGGATCATGGAGACCTTCTTCGTCCACCGCTTCAGCCACGCGACTTCCCCCGTGTCAAACGTCTTCAGGAACTGCGCCTACTACTGGACCTTTGGAGCGTACATTGCCTACTACTGCAACCACCCTCTGTACACCCCTGTGAGTGACCTGCAGATGAAGATTGGGTTCGGCATCGGGGTCGTGTGCCAGATCGCAAACTTCTACTGCCACATCCTGCTGAGGAACCTCAGGAGCCCGACTGGCAGCGGCGGCTACCAGATCCCACGGGGCTTCCTGTTCAACATCGTGACGTGCGCGAACTACACCACCGAGATCTACCAATGGCTGGGGTTCAACATCGCCACACAGACCGTGGCTGGTTATGTCTTCCTTGCTGTGGCGGCGGCTATCATGACCAACTGGGCGCTCGGGAAGCACAGCCGCCTAAGGAAG CTGTTCGACGGGAAGGACGGGCGGCCCAAGTACCCCCGCCGATGGGTGATTCTTCCTCCATTCCTGTGA